The Atribacter laminatus genome contains the following window.
TTTCTTCTGGTTGTCCTAATCGCCCAACCGGTATTTGATTGATCCACCCTTCCTTAATTGCTTCAGGTAAATTCCGGGTCATATCAGTATCAAAAAAACCAGGTGCAATTGCATTAACGGTGATTCCACGGGATGCAATTTCTCGGGCAAGTGATTTGGTAAAACCAATGATAGCTGCTTTGGCGGATGAGTAATTTACCTGTCCGGCATTTCCAATTACCCCCACCACTGAAGAAATATTAATGATCCGACCATACCTCCTTTTTACCATGGACTTCAAAACACTTTTGGTGCATTGATATGTACCTTGAAGACAAACATTGAGCACCAGGTGCCAATCTTCATCTTTCATCCTTAATAGGGCCGCATCTCTGGTTAAACCAGCATTATTCACCAAGATATCAATGTGACCCCATCTTTCTAAAACATCCTGTACCATTTTATCAATTTGTTCTTTGTTGGTTACATCAACCCGATAGGAAAAGGAATCAATACCATTTGATTGTAAATGATCTATCGTTTTTGAGAGTTCCGACTCCGGCAAAACATCACAGATTATGGGAGTTGCTCCATAACCACCTAATATTTTCGCCGTAGCAAAACCAATTCCTCTTCCAGCTCCGGTGATTATAGCAATTTGGTTTCTTAAGTCAACCATTTATGACGCCTCTTTCATCCATTCATTTAAAACTGATGCTGATTGAATTGAACGAGTCTCAACCTGACCGTATTCCCGTTTGAACAACTTTGATAACACATTTCCCGGTCCAATTTCAACAAATCTCCGATAACCATCTTGGTAAAGTCGATCCATTATATCTTTCCATTTTACTGGGGAAACCATTTGTTGGTTCAGTAATTCTCGTATTTTTTCTGGATCGTTTAAATAATCGGCAGTAACATTACTTAAAAACCTTACCTGAGGTTGAGCTATGGAAATTTGTGACAAAATAGTTTGAAATTCATGGGCGGCTTCCCTCATAAAAGAAGAATGAAAGGGAGCACTAACTCGCAACTCAATAATTTTTTTTGCCCCTCGCGATTTGGCATTTTCCATTACCGAAGGAACCAGGGTTTTTTCCAAGGAAAAAACCACTTGCTCTGAAGAATTATAATTGGCTATTTCAATCTTTCCGTTGTGTGAGAGTTCCTCTATCAGTGGCTTTAACTGTTGGTCTGGAAGGCCTATAACCGCAACCATCGTTCCATTCCCTGCCGGAACCGCATTCTGCATAATCTCTCCTCTTTTTCTAACTAAAAAAACGGCATCAGAAAAGTTGATCGAACCAGCGGCAACCAACGCCGAATACTCGCCCAAACTATGGCCTGCCACAGCAACCGGCGTAAATGAAATCTTTGAACTCATTATCTGATAAATGAGCGCGCTTAGAGTTAAAAGTGCTGGTTGAGTATTATAAGTCAGGTTCAATTCCTCCTCTGGACCTTCCTGAGAAAGTTTGAGGAGGTCAACACCAATTTTTTCCTGAGCAATATTAAAAAACTCTTGAGTTTGCTGAGGGTAGTGATTTAAAAAATCTTGTACCATACCCACTCGCTGCGATCCTTGTCCAGGAAAAAGAAATACCCATTGGTCCATTAAACGCCTACTCCTTCCCCAAAAGGGTGAGTCGAGCAAGGGTATTTTGAAATTCTACCAGCATATCTTGGATAATTTCAGAAACAGGCTTAATATCATGAATCAATCCAGAAATTTGACCGGCCATTACCGAACCCTCTTCAACATCGCCTTCACAGACGGCTCGCCGTAAACTCCCTGAACCTAAAGCTTCTATTTCTTCCCGGCTTGCTCGATGTGTTTCCAGTTCTTCAAACTTTCTGGTCAATCTATTTTTTAAACAACGAACTGGATGACCGGTACTCATTCCGGTCATTATTGTCGATCGATCTTGGGAATTGACTATAGCTTCTTTATAAAAAGGATGGATACTACATTCATTCGAACAAACAAAACGGGTTCCAACCTGTACTCCTTCTGCTCCCAAGGCAAATACTGCCGCCATCCCACGACCGTCACCAATGCCTCCAGCAGCAATCACCGGGATATCAAGAGCATCAACCATTTGCGGCACCAGGCACATGGTAGTAATTTCTCCGATATGACCTCCCGATTCCATTCCTTCTGCAATAATGGCTCGAATGCCATGACGTACAAGTCTTTTTGCCAATTGAACGGAAGCAACAACTGGGATGGTTATTATCCCTCTTTCGGAAAAATCATCAATTAAGCGAGAAGGGTTCCCGGCGCCGGTGGTGACGATTGGGACTCGTTCTTCTTTAACAACTTCGATTTGCTCGTTGATATGGGGAGAAAGAAGCATGAGGTTCACTCCGTAAGGTTTCTCAGTTAGAGTTCGAACCTGGTGAATATTTTCCCGAAGCTCATTCGCATCCATTCCACCAGCTCCAATAATCCCCAACCCACCTGCATTGGAAACTGCTGCTACCAGGGGTGCTGTTGAAACCCAAGCCATGCCTCCTTGCAGAATGGGATAATTTATTCCTAACACTTTGGTGACACGAGTCTCCATCCTATCTCTCCTTCGTTTCAGGTCAGCTATAATAATCAATATCCCTTATCTTTACATATGTTAATAGGTTCTAATAGAATATTTTCCTTAAAACAAAACCTCCCACTACGAGGTCACGGTTTGCATATTTAATAGTAAAGTCGTTTACCTGAACGGCGCTATTCCGAATTAAGATTTCATCTGACACAGCAGGTGTCATCCTGAACTCTCCTTATTGAGGACGCGAGGGCCTCACCTTTTAATTCTTTACTCTTTATAAAAATATTTTAAAGGATGAGATTCTCACTCGTCCGGCAAAAACAACGGACTCCTCAGAATGAGGAAATGGGCTTAAGAGATTGCCACATCGTCCAGCCAAAGAACGGTTGGACTCCTCGCAATGACGGATTTAGATAGGTATTTTTCATCCTCATTTGATACCATCAAGTGGGATGAGACCCTGTTCTCAATATCATCCGTTGTCAATATGCGTTATAAATAACTTCTCTCTCTATATATCATTATCTATCTTTTTAAGCAATGTTTTCGCATGGGAAATAGCATCTCTTTTAATCCTTTTACTGAATACAGTTAAGATGTGATAACCCGTCACGAATTCTTTCTGCCATTTTTTGCTCGACTAAATCTTTCGCCCGGAAAATAGCACTGGTGAGGTCTCGAGCTCTTGATTTTCCGTGACAAACCATACAAATACCTTCAACACCTAGCAAAGGAGCACCACCAATTTCGCTTCGATCAAATCTTTTCCATACTTCTTTCAGTCTTTTTCTGAGCTCTTCATCGACTATGTGCAAAAACAACATATTATTAATAAATTCAAGAAGTCCTTCTCCAAATTTTAACAAGGCATTTCCGGTAAAACCATCACAGACAACGACATCAGCTTTCCCATCGATAATGTCATGGCCTTCTACATTTCCAATAAATTCAAAATTGAGGAAATCGCAGCGGTTTTTAAAATATTGATAAGCACTTTTTACCAGCTCGTTCCCTTTTCCTTCTTCTTCTCCAATAGTTAAAAGCCCTACCCGAGGGCGTTCGATGTTTAAAGCCGCTTTGGCGTATTCGGCTCCCATAACACCGAAATGAAGGAGTTGCTTTGGTTTGCAATCAACATTGGCCCCAACGTCAAGCAAGACTGTGCTTGAATCGACATTCGGTATCAAAGTGGCAATCGCCGGACGCTCAATATCGGCTATCCGTTGCAGACCAAACCAAGCAGCGGCCATTAAAGCTCCACTATTCCCAGCTGATATAAAAGCATCGATTTTTTTCTGAGCTAAAAGTTGCACTCCCCGAACAATAGTTGATTGCGGTTTTTTTCGAATAGCTTCAGCTGGATGTTCTTTCATTTCAATGACTTGGGGTGTGTCTTCAATCGGGAAAAGGTCTTCGTTCATGTTTAATTCGCTATAGAGAGGAGATAATTTCTGTTTCGAGCCAATAACAATTAACTCCAAGTCATTGAAAACCGCATTTTTAATACCCTTCAATATTTCTACCGGGGCATAATCTCCTCCCCAGGCATCAACAGCTATTTTCATACTGGTCTCCGGTTACTCTTTAGATTTGATAACCTGCTTCCCCTTATAATAACCACAGGCTGGGCAAACCCGATGCGAAAGACGTAGAGCGTGACAGTGGGAACATTCAATCAGATTTGGAGCCTTTACCACCCAATGAGTTCTTCTTTTGTCACGATTTGATCGTGAAGTTTTATTAGTAAGATTTGCCATGTATATGTCCTCCCTTAAACGTATACCTTTTGAGTTCTGGTAATCGTTTTATTCTAAAATCATCCACATATTATAAGCAATCTATTCTATCCTGAAAATCCACTAATGCTTAAAAATGCCGTCATCCTGAGCGGTGCTTTTCCGCGTGAGGATCTCATCTGACACCTCGGGTGTCATCCTGAGCCCTCGCTTTTCAAGGACGTGAGGATCTCATCTTTTATTTATTTTAAAAAAATTCTAAATGAGATTGCCACGTCGCACAGGACACTCCTCGCAATGACGGAGCGAAAAAAATCAAATCCCCCCTTACCCCCTTTTCTAAAGGGGGAAATTGATCAGCGTATACATATTTTCAATTTTCATCTGGTGCCACGAAAGTGGCATTAGGGTTTATCCTGAAAACACCGGAATGATTTTTTATTGGTAAACCATATTGAACAATTAACCAGGATCACATTCTGGGCTTTCACCCTCATCCTCACCTTCCCATCAAGGGAGAAGGAACTCTGAATTCTTTTGTTCTTTTTTCCCTCGCCCCTCCGTGGGAGAGGGTCAGGGTGAGGGGGGCAACTCATTTTCATCCTCATCTGGTGCGGATAACGACACCAAGTTTACCCTTTTATATTAAAAATGAAAACTCATTATAATAGAATACCCTTCCAATAATCAAGAGTAACTAATTATGGGAAAATACACATCTCAAATTGGGGTCGGTTTTGATTGCCCCATAGTATAAAATACTTTATTCTATATTGCAAACTATGGTAAATAGTTATGATATCAGTTCATTTAAACTTTATTTTTCAAGTTTAATTTTTCTTAAAGCTGCCAGGCGCGGATCGATATTGGTTTTTTTGCAATCACAATGACTTTGATTGAGATTTATTCCACAGATTGGACACAATCCCTGACACTCTTCAGCACAAATCGGTTTCATTGGAAAATAAACCAACAAAGCATCGATAACTCCTCTTTCTATATCTATTTCCGCATCCTCTTCATGATAATAATACATATCATCAGCACTTTTGGCTTCTGCTTCGAAATCCGATTCTCGGGTAATCCGGTCAAGATTACGAAATTCAAGTTTTAGAGGAGCTTCCATTTTATGGATAAAAGGTTCGAGACATCGAGAACAAGGAAAAATCAAAGCAGTTTCAATTTTTCCTTCCAGCAACAGTCCCGGACCAAAATTGGTTACTGTCAAATCCACTCGAACTGGCTGAGCAAAGGGAATTTTTTCTTCACCAAAAGAAAGCGGCGGAAAGTTTTTACTGAGACTTTCTTTGCTTGTCCATCCCACCTCTTTCTTTACATCACCGATATAAACCTTCATAATCATCTCTCCAAATCATGAACTAACTGGTAGGTATCCAAGGCAATCATGAACTCCTCATTGGTTGGAATAACCATAAGTTTAACCTTCGATTGTTCAGAGTTTATGAAAGCCTCCCTCCTCCTTACGGTATTTTTATCTTTATCTATAGAAATTCCTAAAGGTTCAAGACCCTCACAAATGGTTTTTCTAATATAAGATGAATTTTCTCCTATGCCAGCTGTGAAAACAATTCCATCCAGATCTCCAAGAATAGCATAATAAGCTCCAATATATTTTTTGGCTCGATAGGCTATGATATCGAGCGTTAGCTGGGCACGATGATTGGTTGGAGCTGCAGCTTCGATATCACGAGTATCGCTTGAAATTCCCGATATCCCAACTACACCACTTTTCTTATTTAAGATCTGATCCATTTCTTTCGTCGAAAGGTTCTCCTTCTCCATCAAATAGAGGAGAATATAGGGGTCTAAATCTCCGGAACGAGTTCCCATAACTAAACCTTCCAAGGGAGTAAAACCCATTGATGTATCAATTGATTTCCCGTTTTTAATCGCGGTAAAACTAACTCCGCTACCCATATGACAGGTTATCAAACGCAGCTTGGAAGGGTCTTTATCCATCATCTTAGCTGCTCTTCCAGCCACATATCGATGCGAAGTACCGTGGAAACCATAACGACGGATACCAAATTTTTCATAATATTCATAGGGTATAGCATAGATATAGGCATACTCAGGAATAGTGCCATGAAAAGCAGTATCAAATACGGCTATCTGAGGGGCTTTTGGCATAAGAGCCTGACAGGCTTCAATTCCAGAAATATTTGGTGGGTTATGAAGGGGTGCTAACTCTGAACAGGCTCGAATGGTTTTCAAAACCTCATCATCAATAAGAATTGAAGCAGTAAACTTTTCTCCCCCATGGACAACCCGATGACCAACAGCATCAATTTCTGATGGATCCTTAATAACCCCAATTTCAGGATCGGTCATCACTTCGATAATCCATTCCAATGCAATCCGGTGGTTCGGAACCTCCCTCTCTTTGGAATAGGATACTTGATGGTTGGTTTTATATTCGAGACGAGAACCTGGAATGCCGATCCTCTCTACTAATCCTTTGGCAATAACTTGATTATCGGTATTATCATTCATGCTGAGCAACTCATATTTAACCGTTGAACTCCCGCAATTTACCACTAAAATATTCAATTTCAATCATCCCTTTTCTTCGAATTATTTTCCTTCAAATTTATTCCAAAGATGAATTCTAATCAATAAATGTCCTTCCCCTCACAAAAATGAAATACCTTCTTTGAAAAAAAAATAACCTAAAATTGCGTTTGCAAAACCGTCACGGCAATTTGATCAACGATGTCTTGCGCTTTACATCCTCGCGACAAATCATTAACCGGTTTAGCCAACCCTTGCAATATTGGTCCTATGGCAGTTGCTCGAGCCAAGCGTTCGGTTAGTTTGTAACAAATATTTCCAGCATTGAGATCGGGGAAAATAAGAACATTCGCTTTCCCTGCTACCTTACTTCCAGGAGCTTTTTTGTCCCCGACTGAGGGAACCAAAGCAGCATCTCCTTGCAGCTCACCGTCGATAAGCAGTTCGGGTTTTAAAGAATGAGCAATTGCCGTCGCTTCGATAACCTTATCAACCAACTCGTGTCGGGCGCTTCCTTTGGTAGAAAAAGAAAGCATGGCGACTATCGGCTCAACACCTAAGAGCTGAATTGCCGAACGAGCGGTCGTGAGGGCAATATGAGCAAGTTCTTCCGAGTTAGGGTTAGGATTGAATCCAGAATCAGCATAGAGAAATACTCCATTTGACCCATATGGACAATCAGGAACAACCATCAGGAAGCAGCTTGAGGCCAATTTTACTCCAGGAGTAGTTTTAATGATCTGCAAAGCCGGACGGATAACATCGGGACTGGAAAGTGATGCTCCCGATACAATCCCATCTATGCGATCATGGTAAAGCATCATGCACGCATAATACATGCTGCTTTCTAGCCATTGCTCAGCCTGTTCTTGGGTAAGACCCTTTCCCTTACGCAACTCGTAAAGTGATTGAACGTATTCGGATCTTTGTTGGTCTTTTTTATGATCGATTATTTCAACTCCGGATAGAGAAATTCCTAAACTTTTTGATTTTTGTTCGATAATGGTTGGATCACCAACTAATTGAATAGCTGCGACTTGATCTCGGGTTGCGATTTCTGCCGCCTGAAGAACTCTTTCGTCGTCATATTCGGGAAGCGCTATGGTTTTTTTAAGGCTTTTCGCACGGTTACGGATTTCTTCCAAAACATTCATTCCATCCTTGTCTCCCTTCTCAATCCCCTATTGGGTTTTTATTAAATCTCTAACCTAAAAAAACCTTAATTTTCTAAAAAAGAATATGAAACAAGCTTTTTAGTTTACCATAAAAAGACTCATTTCTCTAAGAACTGTCATGCAACCACCTGCCCTAAACTCGGAATTTCTTCCTTAAATTTTTTTCCACGATCTCCGGGACCAACCCTCGAATACATCCCCCGAACTGGGCAATTTCTTTAACGACGGTTGAGTTCAAGTAGGAATATTCAGTACTGGTTGGGAGAAGAAATGTTTCTACCTCTGGGCATATTTTGCGATTAGTAATGGCAATTTGAGTTTCATATTCGTAATCAGATATTGCTCTCAAACCACGTAGAATAATACGGCAATTTTTTTGTCGCGCAAATTGCACCAAAAGACCCTGAAATATCTCAACCGTAACATTATTTAGGCCTTTGGTTGCTTCCAACATCATAGCTTCCCGTTCTTCCACGGTAAACAGAGGCTTTTTGTTAGGATTTTTTAAAAGACCCACAATCAAGCTATCAAATATTTTACTTCCACGAATGATAATATCAAGGTGTCCATTGGTCACCGGATCAAAACTACCAGGATAAATCGCTATCAATATACCTCTTCCTTTCTATAAGTTTCCCAAGTTTCCTCAACCTGATGGCAGCCCTCCCATTTATCAAAAACTACCAAACATTAAAACACTGTCGCCGTAGGTTCGGCGATTAGCCTGATAAAAAGAACATTCAAATAATGCGCTGGATTTTTTTGAAAAACGGATAACAATTAAACTGTTTTTTACCAACTCAAATAAATTATACATTTTTTCCAATACTTCAACAGGATTAGTCGAAAAGGGAGGGTCAAGGAAGACGATATTTGGAGGATCAACTTTGGGAACCCAGCGTTTTAAGTTGAAAAAATCTGCATAGAGAACTTGGGTTTGGTCCCGAAAACCACACAGCTCAACATTTCTTCGAATCACGGTAGTCATTTTCAAATCCTTTTCAACAAAAAAAACCTTGCCAGCTCCTCGGCTTAAGGCTTCAAGGCCTATCACCCCTGATCCGGCGAATATATCCCATACAATAGAATTTTCTAACGATAAAGGAGGTATTAAATCAAACAAGGTTTTTCGAAGAAATGACTGCATCGGACGAGTCTTTTGATTCCGAGGTCCGATAATTTTTCGATTTTTGATTAACCCTCCGGTTATATGCAGATACCCCATGCTAAACCTACCCGTCTTTTTAGATTAACACGATGAGTGACGAATAAATACATACCCACTCCTTTCCTTAAAATATTGGTTTCGTTCAAGCTTCGATCAGTAATTCATCTGATGAAATCTGGAAAAACCGTCTTTCAATTTCTTTTTTGAGAATTTGATTTTCCGGTTTCTGTAGTCGGGGATCATCTTGGAGAATAAAATTCGCTTCTTCATGAGCTTTTTCCAAAATTTTCCAATCCCGAAAAGGGTCGGCTAAATGAAATTCCAAAATTCCCGATTGCCTAACCCCATAAAATTCTCCCGGTCCTCTCATTTTGAGGTCTTCCTCAGCAATTAGAAACCCATCATCGGTATTGACCATTATTTCCATTCGTTTTTGTATATCTTGACTCTTCCCCTGGTAGAGCAAAACACACAAACCAACTTGATCTCCTCGACCAATTCTCCCCCGCAGTTGATGAAGTTGCGCCAAACCAAAGCGTTCGGCGTTTTCAATGACCATTACATTGGCATTGGGCACATCAATTCCCACTTCAATCACCGATGTAGCAACCAAGATTTGAATTCCTCCCCGAGAAAATCGAATCATGATATCATCCTTCTCTTTTGAAGGAAGTTTTCCATGTATCAACTCAACTCGGGAACGAGGAAACCATTTATTCTTAAGCTGTCCATAAACCTCATTCACATTGCTTAACTCGAGATCGCTTTCCTCAATTGCCGGACAAACCACGAAAGCTTGCTGTCCCTTCTCTAAAAAAGAGCCTACCTGTTGAAAGGCTTGAGCCTGTTCTTTCATAGAAAAAGCGACGGTTTCAACCGGTTTCCTCCCCACTGGTTTTTCATCAAGAACCGAAATATCCAGGTCTCCATAAAGAGTTAAGGCTAAAGTTCGGGGAATGGGCGTTGCCGACATCACCAAAAGATGAGGAACGACAGCTTTTTCTTTTAATCGGGAGCGTTGCTTTACACCAAAACGATGCTGCTCATCGACAATGACCAATCCCAATTGATTAAATTGAACATAATCCTCCAACAGAGCATGAGTCCCGATAACCAAATGTACCTTCCCCTCACTGATTTTCTCTATTATTTCATCTTTTTCTTTGCTTTGACCACCAGTTAATAAACCTACTTCGATCCCAAAATCCTTTAATACTTGGCTCCAACGCAGATAATGTTGATCAGCGAGGATTTCGGTTGGTGCCATCATAGCAACCTGCTGTCCGGCTTTTACAATATACAAAGCCCCTATGATAGCGACCAAGGTTTTCCCAGAACCAACATCTCCCTGGAGCAACCGATTCATGAGGCTGCCACTGGTCAGATTATTTTCTATTTGTTTTATTACTTTTTTCTGAGCGAAAGTCAACTCGAAAGGAAGTTTTTGAACAAAATGATCAATGAATTTCCGATCGAGAACAATAGGTTGGACTCGACAAGCTTGAATTTGATGTCGTCGAACCTTAAGACTTAAAGCAAAAAGAAGAAATTCCTCAAAAATGAGGGCAATTTGTGATCGAGATCGATGCTTATTCAATTCAGAAAATGAAGATCGGCTCGGATGGTGAAGCTCTAAAATTGCTTCGGGTTTTCTTTGAAGATGATATTTTTCTCGAATAGGCTGAGGAATAGTATCTTGAAAAACGGACAATGTTGTCTTAAGCGCTGTATCGATTAAAGAACGTAATTTTTTAGTAGTAAGCCCATCGGTTAAACCATAAACCGGTAGGATGGATTCAAATTGAATATCTTCAGAATCGATAATTTCATACTCAAAACGACTGGTTTCTTTCTTTCCATAAGCCATTTGAAAAAAACCGGTGAGGAGGATTTTTTTCCCCGGTGTGAGAATTCGAGCCAAAAAATCTCGGTTAAAACAAACCAAAGAGACTTGCCCAGTTTTGTCTTGAATCACTATTTTCAATAATCGCCCTCTCCGGGTCGCTATTCGTTCGTGTCGAACCACCATTCCCATTACTGTCTGTAAAACTGAGCTTCCTACCTTGGCAATAGGAATAATCTGTCCTCGGTCTTGGTAAAGACGAGGAAAATAAAAAATGAGGTCTTCTCGGGTATAAATATTCAATCGATTGAGCTGTTTTTCAACAACTGGTCCAACTCCATTTATGGTTCGAACCGAAAGCTGAGAATCCACCGACTTGGTGGGTGGCGAAGGTTGGGGTGTAAAAGGTTGTGATTGATGACCATCTTTGAGGTAGGTTTCCAGATCTCTCAGAAAAATACTCTTGGCTGAGTTCGACATTTGGGGATACCTATCGACATCGATTAATAGTTCTTCAGGAACTGAAATAGAGAGCTTTTGGATCATTTTTTTTAGGTATTGATCAAATCCACCAAATACAGTTTGATTATCCAGTCGTTGAGATTCTTGTTCGATGATTTTTTTTAGTCGTTCTCTATCCATCTCCATTTTGATTGCACCCGATGGTATTGTAACCTGATATGAGAGCTAAGACAACGGAAAGATTTTTATCACTTGGTAAGAATGAGTTGAATTTACCATTTCCTTTGTGCTATATTACTCGTCGAAACGTGAAAATGACGAGAAAGGGTGAATTCAAAATGGCAACCTGCGAAGTTTGTGGGAAAAAACCGGTTTTTGGTAATAAGATCAGCCACTCCCACCGAGTTACAAGAAAAATGTGGAGACCAAATATTCAGAAAGTCCGAGTACGTTTGAATGGTCATTCGGTAAAAATGAACATCTGCACCTCTTGTTTAAAGGCTGGAAAAATAAAAAAAGCGTAAGTTTGCTTACGCTTTTTTTATTACAAAAAACTTTGCTTTCCTCTAAACCCATATTAAAACCTCTTGATTTTATCCGATATTTCGCGTACTTTTTGGGTAATTTTGTCTTCTTGGGAAAATATCAATGAACCAGCAGCAATAATCGATGCACCGCAAGATGCTAAATACTCAATATTGTTTTCATGAATACCACCATCAATTTCAATTAAAGTATTCAACCCTCGCAATTTAATTTTTTTCTTCAATTGAATAATTTTCTGGTCCATACCGGGGATGATTTTCTGTCCTCCAAATCCCGGATTAACGGTCATCAGCAACACCATATATAATTTCGGGAGAATCTGGTCGAGCATGTGTACTGGTGTTCCAGGAGCAACAGCCAATGAAGCTTTGGCACCAGCTTTTAGAATAAGATTGATTAAAAAATCAAAATCGGGAACAACTTCCAAATGAAAACTAATATTGTCAGCACCAGCATGAATAAAATCAAGGTAACAATCCTGGGGGTTTTGGATCATGAGATGGACATCCAGAAAAGCTTTCGGTAGTATTTTCCGAACTGCTTCGACAATTAAGGTCCCAAAGGTAATGTTGGGAACAAAATGCCCATCCATAACATCAATATGAATCACCTCTACTCCGCCCTCTTGAGCCATGAGTAATTGTTCTTTAAGACGAGAAAAATCGCAAGACAAAATTGAAGGGGCTAATAGTGCCATAAACACCACCTATTCAAGCATTTTATAATTCTTTTTCCCAATAATAATAACCGTTTAAATAAATCAGGACTTTCCCTTTCCCCTTCGTTCGTGATAAAATTTCCACCGTTTCTCCACCCTGATGTTCTTCTTCGTAAACCACCCGTTCTCCCAATTCATCATTTACTACGATTCTCACTATAATTGGGACTCTGG
Protein-coding sequences here:
- the recG gene encoding ATP-dependent DNA helicase RecG: MEMDRERLKKIIEQESQRLDNQTVFGGFDQYLKKMIQKLSISVPEELLIDVDRYPQMSNSAKSIFLRDLETYLKDGHQSQPFTPQPSPPTKSVDSQLSVRTINGVGPVVEKQLNRLNIYTREDLIFYFPRLYQDRGQIIPIAKVGSSVLQTVMGMVVRHERIATRRGRLLKIVIQDKTGQVSLVCFNRDFLARILTPGKKILLTGFFQMAYGKKETSRFEYEIIDSEDIQFESILPVYGLTDGLTTKKLRSLIDTALKTTLSVFQDTIPQPIREKYHLQRKPEAILELHHPSRSSFSELNKHRSRSQIALIFEEFLLFALSLKVRRHQIQACRVQPIVLDRKFIDHFVQKLPFELTFAQKKVIKQIENNLTSGSLMNRLLQGDVGSGKTLVAIIGALYIVKAGQQVAMMAPTEILADQHYLRWSQVLKDFGIEVGLLTGGQSKEKDEIIEKISEGKVHLVIGTHALLEDYVQFNQLGLVIVDEQHRFGVKQRSRLKEKAVVPHLLVMSATPIPRTLALTLYGDLDISVLDEKPVGRKPVETVAFSMKEQAQAFQQVGSFLEKGQQAFVVCPAIEESDLELSNVNEVYGQLKNKWFPRSRVELIHGKLPSKEKDDIMIRFSRGGIQILVATSVIEVGIDVPNANVMVIENAERFGLAQLHQLRGRIGRGDQVGLCVLLYQGKSQDIQKRMEIMVNTDDGFLIAEEDLKMRGPGEFYGVRQSGILEFHLADPFRDWKILEKAHEEANFILQDDPRLQKPENQILKKEIERRFFQISSDELLIEA
- the rpmB gene encoding 50S ribosomal protein L28; this translates as MATCEVCGKKPVFGNKISHSHRVTRKMWRPNIQKVRVRLNGHSVKMNICTSCLKAGKIKKA
- the rpe gene encoding ribulose-phosphate 3-epimerase, with protein sequence MALLAPSILSCDFSRLKEQLLMAQEGGVEVIHIDVMDGHFVPNITFGTLIVEAVRKILPKAFLDVHLMIQNPQDCYLDFIHAGADNISFHLEVVPDFDFLINLILKAGAKASLAVAPGTPVHMLDQILPKLYMVLLMTVNPGFGGQKIIPGMDQKIIQLKKKIKLRGLNTLIEIDGGIHENNIEYLASCGASIIAAGSLIFSQEDKITQKVREISDKIKRF